Proteins encoded by one window of Sediminicoccus rosea:
- a CDS encoding DEAD/DEAH box helicase has protein sequence MAKAPPQQQDIPIQPVERPILCSPYKEPDQHWKYDTVTGAAHKEPGRRPASYWYKTERTGSAQMSLLAQEQQDDLPLPNLLRDDVRRWREADYRGATLATRELLRHWSREDRERRLFFGQREAVETIIYLAEMRFTGRTSRLRFAPKVTEEDLGRLLTGVRPGPAFQLAQGAEFFPTLVDKPADPSLKPLRRVGTKLATGSGKTLVAAMVITWAFVNRGISPESREYPDVALLCAPNLTVKERLGVLKPDAPDNYYDAFNLVPAKWRPLLQRGTVIVENWHRFAPESPHKDGDKTYAVVDKGEETPTDFLRRILGSAADRLPILVINDEGHHCWRPAPGVAIGSGLTGDDKAAFEDEAQEATVWVDGLDRLNAAGGDVPGISMVVDLSATPFRIKGSGYPEGQPFPWIVSDFGLVDAIESGITKIPRLPVQDTTGRPDPRYFRLWEAIRDGLQPGEKLPGRSGKPKPEVVWREAQGALVQIMGQWKERFDLIRAGQPGVDRTPPCVIIVCDNTDIAEEFYRRISGEQVIETVTEAEVQEVLEEDESEDEAPTTKRGKKPKPRIVYGQGEVFSDLFSNTAERKVTIRIDSKLLAQAEAGGTGPGKKKADAAEELRRVVATVGKAGEPGEHVRCVVSVAMLTEGWDANTVTQILGLRAFTSQLLCEQVVGRGLRRMDYKPDPATGLLTEEYCDVYGVPFSVIPFRGRPVNKPEPDDTPPNLVKALPERAAMEIRFPVVEGYAFALRRNLIRCDVGAMEPLRIEPNREPTGTFVRPQVGVQVGGGMAETQSPFGFHQQDREAYYASVHLQTILFQAAQRIVEELTQAGTSGAEGRKRRVFALQSRHALFPQVFRVVEEYVRRKVDFNGAPEPELGLEKYARQVVERVRDAIQPDDSSGEPPLLPLLNRTQEIGSTTGVEFRTKRPVFATMASHIGHVVADTAAWEQSAAFRLEQAAQQGLIRFYARNEGMDLSIPYEFLGVDHGYEPDFLVRMATPDGEPDLTLVLEVKGFEDNQTTAKHEGARRWVRAVNNWGKLGRWAFHVCRNPQMLERELAYLVQQTAASAA, from the coding sequence ATGGCGAAAGCCCCTCCGCAGCAGCAGGACATCCCGATCCAGCCGGTCGAGCGGCCCATCCTGTGCTCGCCCTACAAGGAGCCGGACCAGCACTGGAAATACGACACCGTCACCGGCGCCGCGCACAAAGAGCCGGGCCGTCGCCCCGCCTCCTACTGGTACAAGACGGAGCGCACCGGCAGCGCCCAGATGTCGCTGCTGGCGCAGGAACAACAGGACGACCTGCCACTGCCAAACCTGCTGCGCGATGACGTGCGCCGCTGGCGGGAGGCCGACTACCGCGGCGCCACGCTTGCGACGCGCGAGTTGCTCCGCCACTGGAGCCGCGAGGATCGCGAGCGCCGCCTGTTCTTCGGCCAGCGCGAGGCCGTGGAGACGATCATCTACCTGGCGGAGATGCGCTTCACCGGCCGCACCAGCCGCCTGCGCTTCGCGCCGAAGGTGACGGAGGAGGATCTCGGTCGGCTGCTGACCGGTGTGCGCCCCGGTCCGGCCTTCCAATTGGCGCAGGGCGCGGAGTTCTTCCCGACCCTGGTGGACAAGCCCGCCGATCCATCGCTGAAGCCGCTGCGCCGCGTCGGCACGAAGCTGGCGACGGGCAGCGGCAAGACGCTGGTCGCGGCGATGGTGATCACTTGGGCCTTCGTGAACCGCGGCATCAGCCCGGAGAGCCGGGAGTACCCGGACGTCGCCCTGCTCTGCGCGCCGAACCTGACAGTGAAGGAGCGGCTGGGTGTGCTGAAGCCCGACGCGCCGGACAACTACTACGATGCCTTTAACCTCGTGCCGGCGAAGTGGCGGCCGCTGCTCCAGCGCGGCACCGTCATCGTCGAGAACTGGCACCGCTTCGCGCCGGAAAGCCCGCACAAGGATGGCGACAAGACCTATGCCGTCGTGGACAAGGGCGAGGAGACGCCGACGGATTTCCTGCGCCGCATCCTAGGCAGTGCCGCGGACCGCCTGCCGATCCTTGTCATCAACGACGAAGGCCACCATTGCTGGCGGCCGGCGCCGGGCGTGGCGATCGGCTCAGGCCTGACCGGCGACGACAAGGCGGCATTCGAAGATGAAGCGCAGGAGGCGACCGTCTGGGTGGACGGGCTCGACCGGCTGAACGCGGCGGGTGGCGACGTGCCAGGGATATCCATGGTGGTGGATCTTTCGGCCACGCCCTTCCGTATCAAGGGCAGCGGCTATCCCGAGGGCCAGCCCTTCCCCTGGATCGTCTCCGACTTCGGGCTGGTGGACGCGATCGAGAGCGGCATCACCAAGATCCCGCGCCTGCCGGTGCAAGACACTACGGGGCGGCCTGACCCGCGATACTTTCGCCTGTGGGAGGCGATCCGTGACGGGCTGCAGCCTGGCGAGAAGCTGCCTGGCCGTTCCGGCAAGCCAAAGCCGGAGGTGGTCTGGCGTGAGGCGCAGGGCGCGCTGGTCCAGATCATGGGTCAGTGGAAGGAGCGCTTTGACCTTATCCGTGCTGGACAGCCCGGCGTGGATCGGACGCCTCCTTGCGTCATCATCGTCTGCGACAACACCGACATCGCCGAGGAATTCTACCGACGGATCAGCGGCGAGCAGGTAATCGAGACAGTCACAGAGGCCGAGGTGCAGGAAGTCCTGGAGGAGGATGAGAGCGAGGACGAGGCGCCCACCACTAAGCGCGGGAAGAAGCCGAAGCCGCGCATCGTCTATGGGCAGGGCGAGGTGTTTTCCGACCTCTTCAGCAACACCGCTGAGCGGAAGGTCACCATCCGCATCGACAGCAAGCTGCTGGCGCAGGCCGAGGCCGGCGGCACAGGCCCGGGCAAGAAGAAGGCCGATGCGGCGGAGGAGCTGCGGCGCGTTGTCGCCACCGTCGGCAAGGCCGGCGAACCCGGCGAGCATGTCCGTTGCGTCGTCTCGGTGGCCATGCTGACCGAAGGCTGGGACGCCAACACCGTCACACAGATCCTCGGGCTGCGCGCCTTCACGAGCCAGCTGCTGTGCGAGCAGGTCGTGGGCCGCGGTCTGCGGCGGATGGATTACAAGCCGGACCCCGCCACCGGGCTGCTGACCGAGGAATACTGCGACGTCTACGGCGTGCCGTTCTCCGTCATCCCGTTCCGCGGGAGGCCCGTAAACAAGCCCGAGCCGGACGACACGCCTCCCAACCTGGTGAAGGCGTTGCCCGAGAGAGCCGCGATGGAAATCCGCTTCCCGGTGGTTGAGGGCTATGCCTTCGCGCTTCGCCGCAACCTGATCCGCTGCGATGTCGGCGCGATGGAGCCGCTGCGCATCGAGCCGAACCGCGAGCCCACCGGCACCTTCGTGCGGCCGCAGGTGGGTGTGCAGGTCGGTGGCGGCATGGCGGAGACGCAGTCGCCCTTCGGCTTCCACCAGCAGGACCGTGAGGCCTACTACGCGTCGGTCCACCTGCAGACGATCCTGTTCCAGGCGGCACAGCGCATCGTCGAGGAGCTGACGCAGGCGGGTACGTCCGGTGCCGAAGGGCGCAAGCGACGCGTGTTCGCGCTGCAGTCTCGCCACGCGCTGTTCCCGCAGGTGTTCCGCGTCGTCGAGGAATACGTGCGCCGGAAGGTAGACTTCAACGGCGCACCGGAGCCCGAGCTTGGCCTCGAGAAATATGCGCGTCAGGTGGTGGAGCGGGTGCGCGATGCCATCCAGCCAGACGACTCATCGGGCGAGCCGCCGCTGCTGCCCTTGCTGAACCGTACACAGGAGATCGGCAGTACCACGGGCGTGGAGTTCCGCACGAAGCGGCCGGTCTTTGCGACGATGGCGAGCCACATCGGACATGTCGTAGCCGACACGGCGGCGTGGGAGCAAAGCGCGGCGTTCCGTCTGGAGCAGGCCGCGCAGCAGGGGCTGATTCGCTTCTACGCGCGGAATGAGGGGATGGACCTCAGCATCCCGTATGAGTTCCTCGGGGTCGACCACGGTTACGAGCCCGACTTCCTCGTGCGCATGGCGACGCCAGATGGGGAGCCGGACCTGACGCTGGTGCTGGAGGTGAAGGGCTTCGAGGATAACCAGACGACCGCCAAGCACGAAGGCGCAAGACGCTGGGTGCGGGCGGTGAACAACTGGGGAAAACTTGGGCGCTGGGCGTTCCATGTGTGTCGGAACCCGCAGATGCTGGAGCGGGAGCTGGCCTACCTCGTTCAGCAGACAGCGGCATCAGCCGCATGA